One region of Buchnera aphidicola (Eriosoma lanigerum) genomic DNA includes:
- the polA gene encoding DNA polymerase I, producing MITKKSILLIDGTYYLYRAYYALPLFTNTLGEPIGAIYGIINMIKKILHDHKPKYMIIIFDSPSKNFRHQLFPEYKKNRKNIPDELKIQINSIYKIIKYLGVSTIIIPNFEADDVIGTLSNYYAQKNNLVLISTNDKDLGQLVSNNIKIINNDNKILGPKEIELKYGVQSQFIPDLLGLMGDTTDNIPGIPGIGKKTAIKLIQNFGSIDNIYKNSNLISSLPIRNAKNIAIKIITHRNIAFLSYMLSKIKTDVPINFNTIQLQIKPPYISKLLKIFEHHGLEKWKKNINNLINFNIKNQIEYNNTNNHINNKQITNCNITSIEILIKWIKKLDTLSIFSFYLHLEDINFNRNIIGIGIAINSQESMYINFCNYDKKDTSKLNHKNVFSYLKYILEDPKKIKIGYNFKNYYYALKKYNINLNGAKFDVILESYIINQSENFYNLCTKAKLENIFLEYINKNTEKNKQLSADQLNLGLQAYIILQLHNIMWNKIKKDSTTSHIFHTIDIPLIKILAKIEYYGVLIDKEKLHIQSNLIKHKLLKLISQAHQLAGEPFNLCSNKQIKNILYFKNQLNISMKTKTGNKSTNKLTLNKLSLLHPLPKIILEYRSLYKLQSTYLNKLPKMINSYTGRIHSSYYQTSTITGRLSSRNPNLQNIPIKQKIGKKIRRAFIPEKNFFILSLDYSQIELRILAHFSQDPKLTQYFTNNQDVHILTATEIFNIPYNEVTIEQRNHAKSINFAVIYGISAFGLAEQLKINYKDAKKYIHTYFNQHKGIVNYINETKKHVKKLGYVSTITGRKIYIPNINSTTKYIQESSERTAINGSIQGTASDIIKLAMINIENWLNKFYPIDVKMIMQVHDELIFEVHHQYINIIKEKIKYLMENSILLNVPIKVNAKIGINWNEIY from the coding sequence ATGATAACAAAAAAATCTATATTACTTATAGATGGTACTTATTATTTATATCGTGCATATTATGCTTTACCATTATTTACTAATACATTAGGAGAACCTATTGGAGCGATTTATGGAATAATAAATATGATTAAAAAAATCTTACATGATCATAAACCAAAATATATGATTATTATATTTGATTCACCTAGTAAAAATTTTAGGCATCAGTTATTCCCAGAATATAAAAAAAATCGAAAAAACATACCGGACGAATTAAAAATACAAATTAATTCAATTTATAAAATAATAAAATATCTAGGTGTATCCACTATAATTATACCAAATTTTGAAGCAGATGATGTTATAGGAACTTTATCTAACTACTATGCTCAAAAAAACAATTTAGTTTTAATTAGTACTAATGATAAAGATTTAGGACAATTAGTATCCAATAATATAAAAATAATTAATAATGATAATAAAATTTTAGGTCCAAAAGAAATAGAACTAAAATATGGTGTACAATCTCAATTCATTCCAGATTTGTTAGGTTTAATGGGAGATACAACAGATAACATTCCAGGAATACCAGGGATTGGAAAAAAAACAGCTATAAAGTTAATACAAAATTTTGGATCCATCGATAATATTTATAAAAATTCAAATTTAATTTCATCTCTACCAATACGTAATGCAAAAAATATTGCAATTAAAATTATTACTCATAGAAATATAGCTTTTTTGTCATATATGTTATCAAAAATCAAAACAGATGTACCAATAAATTTTAATACAATACAATTACAAATAAAACCACCATATATTAGTAAATTACTAAAAATATTTGAACATCATGGATTGGAGAAATGGAAAAAAAATATTAATAATTTAATTAATTTTAATATTAAAAATCAAATAGAATACAATAATACTAACAATCATATCAACAATAAACAAATTACTAACTGTAACATTACATCTATTGAAATACTAATAAAATGGATAAAAAAATTAGATACTTTATCCATATTTTCTTTTTATTTACACTTAGAAGATATTAATTTTAATAGAAATATTATTGGTATTGGTATAGCAATTAATTCTCAAGAATCTATGTATATTAATTTTTGTAATTATGACAAGAAAGACACTTCTAAACTTAATCACAAAAATGTTTTTTCTTACTTAAAATATATACTTGAAGATCCAAAAAAAATAAAAATTGGATATAATTTTAAAAACTATTATTATGCATTAAAAAAATATAACATTAATTTAAATGGTGCTAAATTTGATGTGATATTAGAATCATATATTATTAATCAATCAGAAAATTTTTATAATTTATGTACTAAAGCAAAATTAGAAAATATATTTTTAGAATATATTAACAAGAACACTGAAAAAAACAAACAATTATCAGCTGATCAATTAAATTTAGGATTACAAGCATACATTATACTTCAATTACATAATATTATGTGGAATAAAATCAAAAAAGATTCAACGACTTCCCATATATTTCATACTATTGATATTCCACTTATAAAAATACTTGCAAAAATAGAATATTATGGAGTTTTAATTGATAAAGAAAAATTACATATTCAATCTAATTTAATTAAACATAAATTATTAAAATTAATATCACAAGCGCATCAATTAGCTGGAGAACCATTTAATTTATGTTCAAATAAACAAATAAAAAATATATTATATTTTAAAAACCAACTAAATATTAGTATGAAAACAAAAACAGGAAACAAATCAACTAATAAATTAACTTTAAATAAATTATCATTATTACATCCTTTACCTAAAATAATTCTAGAATATCGCAGTTTATATAAATTACAATCAACATACTTAAATAAATTGCCAAAAATGATAAATAGTTATACTGGTAGAATTCATAGTTCATATTATCAAACTAGTACTATTACGGGAAGATTATCATCGCGCAACCCTAATTTACAAAATATTCCTATTAAACAAAAAATAGGAAAAAAAATAAGACGAGCATTTATTCCAGAAAAAAATTTTTTTATTTTATCATTGGATTACTCTCAGATTGAATTAAGAATACTTGCTCATTTTTCTCAAGATCCAAAACTAACTCAATATTTTACAAATAATCAAGATGTACATATTTTAACTGCCACTGAGATCTTTAATATACCTTATAATGAAGTAACAATAGAACAAAGAAATCATGCAAAAAGTATTAATTTTGCTGTAATTTATGGAATTAGTGCTTTTGGATTAGCTGAACAATTAAAAATTAATTATAAAGATGCAAAAAAATATATTCATACATATTTTAATCAACATAAAGGAATTGTTAACTATATAAATGAAACTAAAAAACATGTAAAAAAATTAGGTTATGTATCTACTATTACAGGTAGAAAAATATATATTCCAAATATTAATTCAACTACAAAATATATACAAGAATCTTCTGAAAGAACAGCAATTAATGGATCAATTCAAGGAACAGCATCAGATATTATTAAATTAGCTATGATTAATATAGAAAATTGGTTAAACAAATTTTATCCTATTGATGTAAAAATGATTATGCAAGTACATGATGAACTAATATTTGAAGTACATCATCAATATATTAATATAATTAAAGAAAAAATCAAATATTTGATGGAAAATAGTATTTTATTAAACGTACCAATTAAAGTGAATGCTAAAATTGGAATAAATTGGAATGAAATATATTAA
- the mutS gene encoding DNA mismatch repair protein MutS, which yields MKNFNKNNQSIVINSNSKHSHTPMIKQYLLLKEQYPNMLLFYQMGDFYELFFNDAKQISNLLNITLTKRGYINNNVPMAGIPCNNINVYVSKLVKLGKSVVICDQIGNKLLRKGLLERKVVKVITPGTITDEDFLSEHTDNLVASLYEQDNIFGYATLDLASGRFYVSEYYNPELLLSRIQCTNPQELLYPDNFSYMYLISDRKGLNKRSSIDFSACSSKKILKLHFGSEKYKLFEINQDGAALSASGCLLKYVKSMHYNYLHHIRCIKKLNNEDYIYMNVATIKQLDLVENISGNVSNTLYFVLNHTVTRMGSRMLKRWLCMPIRNQLILQNRQKSILELQSHYLELQKLLIRISDLERITSRLSLRTALPRDWLLLRISLRILPKINDLLLKLKSNNLKSLSLLINTYPDLIDLLEKAIAEFPSNSIREGNVIADQYNLQLDQLRTIKSSAHDVLINIEVEEKIKYGINTLKINFNSLIGYYIQISNKYLHLIPKEYIKKQTLKHFTRYTFPSLQQFQETFLTAEFRSVELETILYEELFDLIFPYLEKLQMTSKALSELDVLTNLSERSITLNYVCPILTDKKEIRLKKSRHPVIELLPDVSFVANDINLTQLKTIMVITGPNMGGKSTYMRQIALIVIMSSIGSFVPAKYARIGIIDKIFTRIGSADNVFKKQSTFMLEMVELTSILNFSTENSLVLIDEIGRGTATNDGLSLAWSCLEHLAKNINSMTLFATHYFELTYLSNILSMIKNLFFSVLEQDGKIIFLHTIKPGVSKKSYSLSVAELAGLPNSIISSAKKKLKELDIRLLKNNKSIDIINFISSVEPDKISPREALNYIYLLKNML from the coding sequence ATGAAAAATTTTAATAAAAATAATCAATCCATTGTTATTAATTCAAATAGTAAACATTCCCATACTCCGATGATTAAACAATATTTATTATTGAAAGAACAATATCCTAATATGTTGTTATTTTATCAGATGGGAGATTTTTATGAGCTTTTTTTTAATGATGCTAAACAAATTTCAAATTTATTAAATATTACATTAACTAAAAGGGGGTATATTAATAATAATGTACCTATGGCAGGTATTCCTTGTAATAATATTAATGTTTATGTATCAAAATTAGTAAAATTAGGTAAATCAGTTGTTATCTGTGATCAAATAGGAAATAAATTATTAAGAAAAGGGTTGTTAGAACGTAAAGTAGTAAAAGTAATAACACCAGGAACTATTACAGATGAAGATTTTTTATCAGAACATACAGATAATTTAGTAGCTTCTTTATATGAACAAGATAATATTTTTGGGTATGCTACATTAGATTTAGCTTCAGGTAGATTCTATGTTTCAGAATATTATAATCCAGAATTACTATTATCTCGAATTCAATGTACTAATCCTCAAGAATTGTTATATCCTGATAATTTTTCATATATGTATTTAATTAGTGATAGAAAAGGATTAAATAAACGTTCTAGTATAGATTTTTCAGCTTGTTCTTCTAAAAAAATATTAAAATTACATTTTGGTTCTGAAAAATATAAATTATTTGAAATTAATCAAGATGGAGCAGCGCTTTCTGCATCTGGTTGTTTGTTAAAATATGTAAAGTCTATGCATTATAATTATTTACATCACATACGTTGTATAAAAAAGTTAAATAATGAAGACTATATTTATATGAATGTAGCAACTATAAAACAACTTGATTTAGTAGAAAATATATCTGGTAATGTTTCTAACACGTTATATTTTGTTCTTAACCATACAGTAACGAGAATGGGTAGTAGAATGTTAAAAAGATGGTTATGTATGCCAATACGTAATCAATTAATTCTCCAAAATAGACAAAAAAGTATTTTAGAATTACAATCACATTATTTAGAATTACAAAAATTACTTATTCGCATTTCTGATTTAGAAAGAATTACTTCACGTTTATCATTAAGAACTGCTTTACCTAGAGATTGGTTATTGTTAAGAATTTCATTACGAATATTACCCAAAATTAACGATTTATTATTAAAATTAAAATCAAATAATTTAAAAAGTTTATCTTTATTAATTAATACTTATCCTGATTTAATAGATTTATTAGAAAAAGCTATAGCAGAGTTTCCTTCAAATTCTATTCGTGAAGGAAACGTAATTGCTGATCAGTATAATTTACAATTAGATCAATTAAGGACAATTAAAAGTTCAGCTCATGATGTTTTAATTAATATAGAAGTAGAAGAAAAAATTAAATATGGTATCAATACCTTAAAAATTAATTTTAATAGCTTAATTGGTTATTATATTCAAATTAGTAATAAATATTTACATTTAATTCCGAAAGAATACATAAAAAAGCAAACATTAAAACATTTTACTAGATATACTTTTCCATCATTACAACAATTTCAAGAAACTTTTTTAACAGCAGAATTTAGATCTGTTGAATTAGAAACTATATTATATGAAGAATTATTTGATTTAATTTTTCCTTATTTAGAAAAATTGCAAATGACTTCTAAAGCTTTATCTGAATTAGATGTATTAACAAATTTATCTGAACGATCTATAACATTAAATTATGTATGTCCAATTTTAACTGATAAAAAAGAAATAAGATTAAAGAAAAGTAGACACCCAGTCATAGAATTATTGCCTGACGTATCATTTGTAGCTAATGATATTAATTTAACACAGTTAAAAACAATAATGGTGATTACTGGTCCTAATATGGGAGGAAAAAGTACATATATGAGACAAATTGCTCTTATTGTAATTATGTCTAGTATTGGAAGTTTTGTTCCTGCTAAATATGCTCGAATAGGTATTATTGATAAAATATTTACTCGTATAGGATCTGCAGATAATGTATTTAAAAAACAGTCTACTTTTATGCTTGAAATGGTTGAGTTAACTAGTATTCTAAATTTTTCTACAGAAAATAGTTTGGTTTTAATAGATGAAATTGGAAGAGGTACTGCTACTAATGATGGTTTATCTTTAGCCTGGTCATGTTTAGAACATTTAGCTAAGAATATTAATTCTATGACTTTATTTGCTACTCATTATTTTGAATTAACTTATTTATCTAATATATTAAGTATGATAAAAAATTTATTTTTCAGTGTGTTAGAACAAGATGGAAAAATTATTTTTCTACATACTATTAAGCCAGGAGTTTCTAAAAAAAGTTATTCTTTGTCAGTTGCTGAATTAGCTGGATTACCTAATTCAATTATTTCTAGTGCTAAAAAAAAATTAAAAGAATTAGATATTAGATTATTAAAGAATAACAAATCTATTGATATAATTAATTTTATTTCATCAGTAGAACCTGATAAAATCTCTCCTAGAGAAGCATTAAATTATATTTATTTATTAAAAAACATGTTGTAA
- a CDS encoding assimilatory sulfite reductase (NADPH) flavoprotein subunit yields the protein MKNSEISNFLFPMTSELLSSLKVDASLLSNSQLIWLSGYYWGKAHNNVKDNNSVETNIDKEMTEIVTVVSASQTGNAQDLSTIFFNELQLNNIQSRLVQACDYSFKKISKEQFLIIITSTQGEGEPPEESIAFYNFLKSSKAPDLKNLYFSVFGLGDSSYDLFCQAGKDFDNQLNKLGAQRLIDRVDADIEYSEIAKKWRTELINILKVKLNNRKINKNDFSITNIQHPLSIKTNQLITKENPYSGELLVNQKITGRDSVKDIRHIEIGVCNSKIQYQPGDSLGVWYENDSQLVIDILKIFNINRNESVIVNKHCMSIFIALSKYFELTVNTNHIVIQYAQITNNNNLKKIILDKKKLSFYSKNTSIVNMFYEYPCTLTAEQMIGFLRPLLPRFYSISSSQKLYNDEVHITVGVVQYFSANRLCQGGASSYLSYRISEDSKIRLFIQSNKNFRLPKDDKISIIMIGPGTGIAPFRAFMQERDYLKARGRNWLFYGNNTFTEDFLYQREWQNYFNKGLLTKIDLAWSRDTQEKIYVQYKLWEQGEEVWDWIVNGAYIYICGDKLNMAKDVESVLLKIFIKYGSMNEQDSYEYLNNLRINNRYQRDVY from the coding sequence ATGAAAAATAGTGAAATATCAAACTTTTTATTTCCAATGACTTCTGAATTATTATCATCTCTCAAAGTTGATGCTAGTCTTTTATCAAATTCTCAATTAATATGGTTATCCGGTTATTATTGGGGTAAAGCTCATAATAATGTAAAAGATAATAACTCTGTAGAAACTAATATTGATAAAGAAATGACTGAAATTGTGACAGTTGTTTCTGCTTCTCAAACTGGAAATGCTCAAGATTTATCAACAATTTTTTTTAATGAATTACAATTAAATAATATTCAATCACGATTAGTACAAGCTTGTGATTATTCATTTAAAAAAATTTCTAAAGAACAATTTTTAATAATTATTACTTCTACTCAAGGAGAAGGGGAACCTCCAGAAGAATCAATAGCTTTTTATAATTTCTTAAAATCATCAAAAGCTCCTGATTTAAAAAATCTATATTTTTCTGTATTTGGATTAGGTGATTCTTCTTATGATTTATTTTGTCAAGCAGGAAAAGATTTTGATAATCAGTTAAATAAATTAGGAGCTCAACGATTGATTGATAGGGTAGATGCGGATATTGAATATAGTGAAATAGCAAAAAAATGGCGTACTGAATTAATAAATATATTAAAAGTTAAATTAAACAACAGAAAGATAAACAAGAATGATTTTTCTATAACTAATATTCAACATCCATTATCAATTAAAACTAATCAATTAATTACAAAAGAAAATCCATATTCAGGAGAATTATTAGTTAATCAAAAAATTACTGGTCGTGATTCTGTTAAAGATATTAGACATATTGAAATTGGAGTATGTAATTCTAAGATTCAATATCAACCTGGTGATTCATTAGGAGTATGGTATGAGAATGATTCACAATTGGTAATTGATATTTTAAAAATATTTAATATTAATCGAAATGAATCAGTAATAGTTAATAAACATTGTATGAGTATATTTATTGCTTTATCAAAATATTTTGAATTAACAGTTAATACTAATCATATTGTTATTCAATATGCTCAAATTACAAATAATAATAATTTAAAAAAAATAATATTGGATAAAAAGAAATTAAGTTTTTATTCCAAAAATACTTCTATAGTAAATATGTTTTATGAATATCCATGTACATTAACTGCAGAACAAATGATTGGTTTTTTAAGACCTTTATTACCTAGATTTTATTCAATTTCTTCTTCTCAAAAATTATATAATGATGAAGTACATATTACAGTTGGAGTTGTTCAATATTTTTCAGCTAATCGTTTATGTCAAGGAGGAGCATCAAGTTATTTATCTTATCGGATATCGGAAGATAGTAAAATTCGATTATTTATTCAATCTAATAAAAATTTTCGATTACCTAAAGATGATAAAATTTCTATTATTATGATTGGTCCTGGTACAGGTATAGCACCATTTCGAGCTTTTATGCAAGAAAGAGATTATTTAAAAGCTCGTGGAAGAAATTGGCTTTTTTATGGAAATAATACTTTTACTGAAGATTTTTTATATCAAAGAGAATGGCAAAATTATTTTAATAAAGGATTATTAACTAAAATTGATTTAGCATGGTCTAGAGATACTCAAGAAAAAATTTATGTTCAATATAAATTATGGGAACAAGGAGAAGAAGTGTGGGATTGGATAGTTAATGGAGCGTATATTTATATTTGTGGAGATAAATTGAATATGGCCAAAGATGTGGAGTCAGTATTATTAAAAATTTTTATAAAGTATGGTTCTATGAATGAACAAGATTCATATGAATATTTAAACAATTTACGAATCAATAATCGATATCAAAGGGATGTTTATTAA
- the gmk gene encoding guanylate kinase yields the protein MTKGMLFIVSAPSGTGKSSLITELLNTKQLCNMKISISHTTRTIRPGEHHGKHYYFVSKRQFRKMIQDQDFLEYAKVFNHYYGTSKKVINKLLSNGDNVFLDIDWQGAEQIRRTVLQTCSIFILPPSKLELYQRLKKRGQDTHLVISKRMAQAVSEMKHYLDYDYLIINDKFNVAVSDLELIIRAKQLSTHLQKNVYYNLIHQLINIKK from the coding sequence ATGACTAAAGGTATGCTTTTTATTGTTTCCGCTCCTAGTGGAACTGGGAAATCAAGTTTAATTACAGAATTATTAAATACCAAACAATTATGTAATATGAAGATTTCAATTTCTCATACTACTAGAACTATTCGTCCAGGTGAGCATCATGGTAAACATTATTATTTTGTTTCTAAGAGACAGTTTCGTAAAATGATACAAGATCAAGATTTTTTAGAGTATGCTAAAGTATTTAATCATTATTATGGTACTTCTAAAAAAGTTATTAATAAATTATTATCAAATGGTGATAACGTATTTTTAGATATTGATTGGCAAGGCGCGGAACAAATTCGAAGAACAGTCTTACAAACTTGTAGTATTTTTATACTACCTCCATCTAAATTAGAATTATATCAACGATTAAAGAAAAGAGGTCAAGATACTCATCTTGTTATTTCTAAAAGAATGGCACAAGCAGTATCAGAAATGAAACATTATTTAGATTATGATTATTTAATTATTAATGATAAATTTAATGTAGCAGTATCTGATTTAGAATTAATTATTCGAGCAAAACAATTAAGTACACATTTACAGAAAAATGTGTATTATAACTTAATTCATCAGTTAATTAATATAAAAAAATAA
- a CDS encoding DsbA family protein yields MPLIKKLKKLLIITIVNIIFSFNIFAQSFVEGKHYIRLPQHINNIHKIVEYFSFFCPHCYTLEKKYHLYEKLNNINNLKKEIKICHVNIINNKIGKILTHIWCMAQAIHVEKKIIIPIFELIHQKNSVLNKNNIETIFIQCTKINKKEYNLLWNSYTVYNLIIQNQKYIDKIYLQYVPTTIINGEYILNNTSLYTTSKTIFFSQYINIIKYLIHKK; encoded by the coding sequence ATGCCATTAATAAAAAAATTGAAAAAATTATTAATTATTACTATTGTCAATATAATATTTTCATTTAATATATTTGCACAATCCTTTGTAGAAGGGAAACATTATATACGTTTGCCTCAACATATTAATAATATTCATAAAATAGTAGAATATTTTTCTTTTTTTTGTCCTCATTGTTATACATTAGAAAAAAAATATCATTTATATGAAAAATTAAATAATATCAATAATTTAAAGAAAGAAATAAAAATATGTCATGTTAACATAATTAATAACAAAATTGGAAAAATTTTAACACATATTTGGTGTATGGCACAGGCTATACATGTTGAAAAAAAAATTATAATTCCAATTTTTGAATTAATTCATCAAAAAAATTCTGTTTTAAATAAAAATAATATAGAAACAATATTTATTCAATGTACAAAAATTAACAAAAAAGAATATAATCTACTATGGAATAGTTATACTGTTTATAATTTAATCATTCAAAATCAAAAATATATTGATAAAATTTATTTACAATATGTACCTACAACAATCATTAATGGAGAATATATTCTCAATAATACATCTCTCTATACTACATCTAAAACAATATTTTTTTCACAATATATTAATATTATAAAATATTTAATTCATAAAAAATAA
- the typA gene encoding translational GTPase TypA, translating to MNQNIRNIAIIAHVDHGKTTLIDKLLQQSGTFDIHEVQTERIMDSNDLEKERGITILSKNTAIKWNGYHINIVDTPGHADFGGEVERILSMVDSVLLIVDALEGPMPQTRFVTEKAFNYGMNPIVVINKIDRINARPEWVIDQIFDLFINLNANDDQINFPIIYTSALTGISGTNLKNMKTDMTALYESIIKYVPAPKKNYNKKLQMQISQLDYNNYLGVIGIGRIKQGTAKSNQNIIITNNNGKKQIGKINQILTYIGLKRIPTNIAISGSIVAITGLNNINISDTICDPEYIQPLPKLNIDEPTIKMFFSVNSSPFAGKEGKYVTSRQIGERLKKELIHNVALHMEETNNSNTFCVSGRGELHLSILIENMRREGFELEVSRPKVIFREANSIKQEPFEHVILDTEIKYQGIIMNFLGNRKGEMINITPMNNNRIRLEYILSSRALIGFRSEYISMTSGTGLFNSSFSHYGNIQNSNIGQRRNGVLISNSTGMAVAFALYNLQDRGKLFLGHGSNVYEGQIIGVHNRSNDLTVNCLTGKKLTNMRASGTDESISLTTAINMNLEDALGFINDDELIEITPNNIRLRKQYLTENERKKNFKKK from the coding sequence ATGAATCAAAACATAAGAAATATAGCAATTATTGCGCACGTTGATCATGGAAAAACTACTTTAATTGATAAATTATTACAACAATCAGGAACTTTTGATATACATGAAGTACAAACAGAAAGAATCATGGATTCTAACGATTTAGAAAAAGAAAGAGGTATTACTATACTATCAAAAAATACTGCCATAAAATGGAACGGATATCATATTAATATTGTTGATACCCCTGGACATGCTGATTTTGGTGGAGAAGTTGAGCGTATCTTATCTATGGTAGATTCTGTATTACTAATTGTAGATGCTTTAGAAGGACCTATGCCACAAACTAGATTTGTTACAGAAAAAGCATTTAATTATGGAATGAATCCTATAGTCGTAATTAATAAAATTGATAGAATAAATGCTCGCCCTGAATGGGTTATAGATCAGATTTTTGATTTATTTATTAATTTAAACGCTAATGATGATCAAATTAATTTTCCTATTATTTATACTTCAGCATTAACTGGAATTTCTGGAACTAATCTGAAAAATATGAAGACTGATATGACAGCTTTATATGAATCAATTATTAAGTATGTACCAGCCCCAAAAAAAAATTATAATAAAAAACTACAAATGCAAATTTCTCAATTAGACTATAATAACTACTTAGGAGTTATCGGAATCGGAAGAATTAAACAAGGTACAGCAAAATCAAATCAAAACATAATTATTACTAATAATAATGGAAAAAAACAAATAGGGAAAATTAATCAAATTTTAACCTATATTGGTTTAAAACGTATTCCTACTAATATAGCTATTTCAGGATCTATTGTAGCTATTACTGGACTAAATAATATTAATATATCAGATACAATTTGTGATCCTGAATACATTCAACCACTACCCAAATTAAATATAGATGAACCTACGATTAAAATGTTTTTCTCTGTTAACAGTTCTCCTTTTGCAGGAAAAGAAGGAAAATATGTTACTTCTCGTCAGATTGGAGAAAGATTAAAAAAAGAACTAATTCATAATGTTGCTTTACATATGGAAGAAACTAATAATTCTAATACATTTTGTGTTTCTGGAAGAGGAGAATTACATTTATCAATTTTAATTGAGAACATGAGAAGAGAAGGATTTGAATTAGAAGTATCACGTCCAAAAGTCATTTTTCGAGAAGCAAATTCTATTAAACAAGAGCCATTTGAACATGTTATTTTAGATACCGAAATAAAATATCAAGGCATAATTATGAACTTTCTAGGAAATAGAAAAGGAGAAATGATAAATATAACACCTATGAATAATAATCGAATACGTTTAGAATATATACTTTCCAGTCGTGCTTTAATAGGTTTTCGTTCTGAATATATTAGTATGACTTCTGGAACCGGATTATTTAATTCTTCATTTAGTCATTATGGAAATATACAAAATTCTAATATAGGACAACGTAGAAATGGAGTACTTATATCAAATAGTACAGGTATGGCCGTAGCTTTCGCTTTGTATAATTTACAAGATAGAGGAAAATTATTTTTAGGACATGGATCTAATGTATACGAAGGTCAAATTATTGGTGTACATAATCGATCTAATGATTTAACAGTTAACTGTTTAACTGGAAAAAAATTAACTAATATGAGAGCTTCAGGAACTGATGAATCTATTTCATTAACAACAGCTATTAATATGAATTTAGAAGATGCTTTAGGATTTATTAATGATGATGAATTAATAGAAATAACTCCTAATAATATTCGATTAAGAAAACAATATTTAACTGAAAATGAAAGAAAAAAAAATTTCAAAAAAAAATAA
- the yihA gene encoding ribosome biogenesis GTP-binding protein YihA/YsxC produces the protein MFLNYYKDTFFLTSIVNVGQLLTVGKEIAFIGYSNVGKSSVINMLTEKRGLSKISKTPGRTQMINIFEISTGYRLIDLPGYGYAKVSKENKMNLNLLLNQYLLHSICLIGVFVCMDIRHVIKELDKKFLHILIQKKISICIILTKSDKLNQDKKKKRYR, from the coding sequence ATGTTTTTAAATTATTATAAAGATACTTTTTTTTTAACTAGTATCGTTAATGTAGGGCAATTGTTAACTGTAGGAAAAGAAATTGCTTTTATTGGATATTCAAATGTAGGTAAATCTAGTGTGATTAATATGTTAACAGAAAAAAGAGGTTTATCTAAAATTAGTAAAACTCCTGGTAGAACTCAGATGATAAATATTTTTGAAATATCAACTGGTTATCGTTTAATTGATTTACCTGGTTATGGATATGCAAAAGTATCAAAAGAAAATAAAATGAATTTAAATCTTTTATTAAATCAATATTTATTACATAGTATTTGTTTAATTGGTGTATTTGTTTGTATGGATATTAGACATGTAATAAAAGAGTTAGATAAAAAATTTTTACATATCTTAATTCAAAAAAAAATTTCAATATGTATTATATTAACTAAATCAGATAAACTAAATCAAGATAAAAAAAAAAAAAGATACAGGTAA